A DNA window from Nycticebus coucang isolate mNycCou1 chromosome 1, mNycCou1.pri, whole genome shotgun sequence contains the following coding sequences:
- the POLR3G gene encoding DNA-directed RNA polymerase III subunit RPC7 isoform X1, whose translation MAGNKGRGRAAFTFNVEAVGFTRGEKLPDVVLKPPPLFPDTDYKPVPLKTGESEDYVLALKQELRETMKRMPYFFETPEENQDIERYSKRYMKVYKEEWTPDWRRLPRELMPRKKCKKAGPNSKQAKDRGRGTSLINPSDVLKKIEELEKRGDGEKSDEENEEKEGSKDKSKEGDDDDDEDGAAEQEDYDEEEQEEENDYINSYFEDGDDFGADSDDNMDEATY comes from the exons ATGGCTGGGAATAAAGGAAGAGGACGTGCTGCTTTTACCTTTAATGTCGAGGCTGTTGGATTTACCAGAGGTGAAAAGTTACCTGATGTGGTATTGAAGCCACCCCCACTATTTCCT GATACAGATTATAAGCCAGTGCCACTAAAAACAGGAGAAAGTGAAGATTACGTGCTGGCCTTGAAACAAGAGCTGagagaaacaatgaaaagaatgccttatttttttgaaacacctGAAGAAAATCAAG ATATTGAAAGATACAGTAAAAGATATATGAAGGTATACAAAGAAGAATGGACACCAG ATTGGAGAAGACTTCCAAGAGAGTTGATGCcaaggaaaaaatgcaaaaaag CAGGCCCAAACTCCAAACAGGCAAAAGATAGAGGCAGAGGCACTTCACTCATTAATCCTTCAGATGTGTTGAAAAAAATTGAG GAATTGGAAAAGCGAGGTGATGGTGAAAaatcagatgaggaaaatgaagagaaagaaggaagcaaagacaaaagcaaagaagGAGATGACGACGATGATGAGGACGGTGCCGCGGAGCAGGAGGACTATGacgaggaggagcaggaggag GAAAATGACTACATTAACTCATACTTTGAAGATGGAGATGATTTTGGTGCAGACAGTGACGACAACATGGATGAAGCCACCTATTAG
- the POLR3G gene encoding DNA-directed RNA polymerase III subunit RPC7 isoform X2 has protein sequence MAGNKGRGRAAFTFNVEAVGFTRGEKLPDVVLKPPPLFPDTDYKPVPLKTGESEDYVLALKQELRETMKRMPYFFETPEENQDIERYSKRYMKVYKEEWTPAGPNSKQAKDRGRGTSLINPSDVLKKIEELEKRGDGEKSDEENEEKEGSKDKSKEGDDDDDEDGAAEQEDYDEEEQEEENDYINSYFEDGDDFGADSDDNMDEATY, from the exons ATGGCTGGGAATAAAGGAAGAGGACGTGCTGCTTTTACCTTTAATGTCGAGGCTGTTGGATTTACCAGAGGTGAAAAGTTACCTGATGTGGTATTGAAGCCACCCCCACTATTTCCT GATACAGATTATAAGCCAGTGCCACTAAAAACAGGAGAAAGTGAAGATTACGTGCTGGCCTTGAAACAAGAGCTGagagaaacaatgaaaagaatgccttatttttttgaaacacctGAAGAAAATCAAG ATATTGAAAGATACAGTAAAAGATATATGAAGGTATACAAAGAAGAATGGACACCAG CAGGCCCAAACTCCAAACAGGCAAAAGATAGAGGCAGAGGCACTTCACTCATTAATCCTTCAGATGTGTTGAAAAAAATTGAG GAATTGGAAAAGCGAGGTGATGGTGAAAaatcagatgaggaaaatgaagagaaagaaggaagcaaagacaaaagcaaagaagGAGATGACGACGATGATGAGGACGGTGCCGCGGAGCAGGAGGACTATGacgaggaggagcaggaggag GAAAATGACTACATTAACTCATACTTTGAAGATGGAGATGATTTTGGTGCAGACAGTGACGACAACATGGATGAAGCCACCTATTAG